The Bacteroides fragilis NCTC 9343 genome includes the window TAATGAATTAATCTTTCAAAAAACACGTATTGTTATGATTGAAAAAGTATTCAAAGTGGGTGATACAATCACCATCAAACGTACCTCACAAGCAGGTACTGGTTATCGTTACGCTTTAGTACGCCTGACCGGCGGAGTTGCCCTTGTAGAGGAATTGTCAGAAGATGCCGATACTCCGGGAGGAACGTCTGTACAGTCTTTTATCTTCCGGTTTTTACAGCCGGGGCAGGTAGAGATTCAGTTTGCCTATTACCGTGACTCTGAGGAAGTGCTTTACGAAGATGTATTCTCTTATGAGGTGGTTACTTCGGAGAAAGCGAACCCGATAATAGGGGGCTGGGGAGAATTCAAACCGTTGACGGATCAGGAGAAAGAGATATTCCGTACTTGCATGACATTGAAGGGTGTGGACTATACTCCGCTTCTGGTTGCCAAGCAATTGGTAAGCGGATATAACTACCGCTTCATCTGTATGACTGAATCACTAATCCGCGAGCCCAAGTATGGTTTTGCCAAAGTCACTATTTATGCTCCGCTGAGAGGAGAACCCATATTAGAGAGTATTATAGAGTGTTGACTCTGAACAGAGGAACCGAAAATCCATAATAGAGTAGGAACTTGATTTAAAAAGAAATAGTTATGAGTCAATTATATTTTTCGTCTAAGAAAAGGAATGATTGATGAACAGCCATCCCGGACATTATACGTTAAAGTTCGGGCAAACCTAATAAGGTCTGCCGCTTCTTTCGCAGGAAGCGGTGGCACTATTGCAACCGAAGCTTCTTTTTGATGCCTTTAGGCATTGCTCAACTTGACTTCGTTCACCAAAGGCTTCTGATTTTTGAAATCCCGTATATTCTCCAGAGTCGTTGCTGCGATGTTGGCCAGCGCTTCACGGGTAAAGAAAGCCTGATGGGAGGTTACGATTACATTATTGAACGACAGCAATCGTGCCAGTACATCGTCGTCGATGATACGGTCCGATTTGTCTTCATAGAAGTACTCGCTCTCCTCTTCATATACATCCAGTCCGGCCGAACCGATCTTTTTATTTTTCAGTCCCTCGATCAGTGCATTGGTGTGGATCAGTTGTCCACGGCCGGTGTTGATGATCATTACGCCGTCTTTCATCTTACTGATGGAGTAGTCGTTGATCAGATACTTGGTCTGCTCCGTGAGGGGGCAGTGTAGTGAGATGATGTCCGAACTGTGATACAACTCGTCGAGTGTGGTGTATACTATTTGATTCTCTCTGGCAAAGTTGTAATCCGGATAAAGGTCATACGCCAGTATGTTCATGCCGAACCCTTTTAATATATGTATCAGTATTTTGGCTATCTTTCCCGTACCGATGATACCGGCTGTCTTTCCATGCATATCGAAGCCTAACAGTCCGTGCAGTGAAAAGTTTCCATCCCGGGTGCGCCATGATGCCCGTGGAATTTTCCGGTTGAGCGAGAGCATCAGTGCCACTGTATATTCGGCTACTGCGTATGGAGAATAGGCAGGAACACGAACAACGGTTACACCGTTGTCGGCTGCAGCTTTCAAGTCTACATTATTATAACC containing:
- a CDS encoding protease inhibitor I42 family protein, which codes for MIEKVFKVGDTITIKRTSQAGTGYRYALVRLTGGVALVEELSEDADTPGGTSVQSFIFRFLQPGQVEIQFAYYRDSEEVLYEDVFSYEVVTSEKANPIIGGWGEFKPLTDQEKEIFRTCMTLKGVDYTPLLVAKQLVSGYNYRFICMTESLIREPKYGFAKVTIYAPLRGEPILESIIEC
- a CDS encoding 2-hydroxyacid dehydrogenase — encoded protein: MAYTIAFFGTKPYDEASFNEKNKEFGFELRFFKGHLNRHNVLLTQGVDAVCIFVNDTADAEVIRTMAANGVKLLALRCAGYNNVDLKAAADNGVTVVRVPAYSPYAVAEYTVALMLSLNRKIPRASWRTRDGNFSLHGLLGFDMHGKTAGIIGTGKIAKILIHILKGFGMNILAYDLYPDYNFARENQIVYTTLDELYHSSDIISLHCPLTEQTKYLINDYSISKMKDGVMIINTGRGQLIHTNALIEGLKNKKIGSAGLDVYEEESEYFYEDKSDRIIDDDVLARLLSFNNVIVTSHQAFFTREALANIAATTLENIRDFKNQKPLVNEVKLSNA